A stretch of the Acyrthosiphon pisum isolate AL4f chromosome A2, pea_aphid_22Mar2018_4r6ur, whole genome shotgun sequence genome encodes the following:
- the LOC100159653 gene encoding opsin, ultraviolet-sensitive: MIDFKTKYPVNLWKDHGLYTDDYIKLINSHWLKFMPPNPTSHYVLGLLYTVIMVFGCTGNSLVIFMYFKCRSLQTPANMLIINLAVSDFIMLAKASVFIYNSYYLGPALGKLGCQVCGFLGGLTGTVSIMTLAAISLDRYYVIVCPLKAAVKTTKQRARIWIGLIWIYGFSFSIVPVLDLGYSRYVSEGYLTSCSFDYLSDNDQDKRFILVFFTAAWCIPFTIILYCYVNILMAVWMTTEIVTSRVGQQEEKRKTDIRLGYMVIGALALWFVSWTPYAVVALLGVFDLKEYISPLSSMIPALFCKAASCTDPWFYAITHPRFKKELMKLLTKSKSRKLVRNYGMKKGWVGSHLNKNGSVDFDNCLKTEYKEENTTIFMLESDDNNLHCQGSTSGHKTESTKEPETKFTASASQETLKYMLPS; encoded by the exons ATGATAGACTTCAAGACCAAATATCCTGTTAACTTATGGAAGGATCACGGATTGTACACCgatgattatattaaactaatcaATAGCCATTGGTTAAAATTCATGCCTCCCAATCCAACGTCGCACTACGTTCTTGGACTTCTGTACACGGTCATTATGGTTTTTGGATGCACCGGAAATTCTCTGGTGATTTTCATGTActttaa ATGTAGATCTTTGCAAACACCGGCAAACATGTTGATAATTAACTTGGCTGTTAGCGATTTTATCATGTTAGCAAAAGCCTCGGTATTTATCTACAACAGTTATTACCTGGGACCTGCGCTAGGAAAATTGG GATGCCAGGTATGTGGATTTCTTGGTGGCTTGACCGGGACCGTGTCAATTATGACGTTGGCAGCCATATCCTTGGACCGGTATTATGTTATAGTGTGCCCTCTAAAAGCAGCTGTGAAAACCACTAAGCAAAGGGCCAGGATATGGATAGGACTGATATGGATTTACGGATTTTCGTTCTCCATCGTACCGGTACTAGATTTGGGGTACAGTCGGTACGTGTCGGAAGGATACCTGACAAGTTGCAGCTTCGACTACCTTTCGGACAACGACCAAGACAAGAGGTTTATCCTGGTATTCTTTACAGCGGCGTGGTGCATACCGTTCACAATAATACTGTACTGTTACGTGAACATACTGATGGCAGTGTGGATGACCACCGAAATAGTCACCAGCAGGGTTGGCCAACAAGAAGAGAAGAGGAAAACGGATATACGACTGGGGTACATGGTGATAGGGGCTCTGGCGCTGTGGTTTGTGTCGTGGACGCCATACGCCGTGGTGGCACTGCTGGGTGTCTTCGACCTGAAGGAGTACATCTCACCGCTAAGCTCGATGATCCCGGCTTTATTTTGCAAAGCAGCTAGCTGTACGGATCCGTGGTTTTATGCCATCACGCACCCGAGATTCAAAAAGGAACTGATGAAGTTGCTGACGAAGAGTAAGAGCAGAAAGCTTGTCCGGAATTATGGCATGAAGAAGGGATGGGTTGGGTCGCATTTGAACAAAAACGGTAGCGTTGACTTCGATAACTGTTTGAAAACCGAATACAAGGAAGAAAATACAACTATCTTCATGCTTGAATCCGATGACAATAATTTGCACTGTCAGGGGTCCACTTCCGGTCACAAGACTGAATCAACTAAGGAGCCGGAAACCAAGTTCACTGCAAGTGCCAGCCAAGAGACTCTCAAGTATATGCTACCAAGCTga
- the LOC100573292 gene encoding uncharacterized protein LOC100573292: MSCNCSIIMKQLQKQTAVDSGRSRSPIKKNPKGKRVDSGKRLLIINAYKSKLAADPEKSIRTLRQEISKELGIGATTISKTIMVYNRSKIVISPCRTRVKVSARIKFDEFQRNVVRRYVHSFWFKREIPTVDKIYQVVSNDESLPPISRTSLFRILKDMGFKYSKRSGNGALTEKTEIVLWRRRFLEDLKKYREEGRHIYYLDETSVNSGECTIKSPQNEFLQGQTTGIVNKHLIVLNIGSEDGFVPEALLCFEAKKNARNSHDEINGETFNEWMDSVLPRLKEKCVIIMDNASYHSVKIDKAPTSKTEKANIIKWLKDKNEIIDRPMVVPQLLEIVKRIKHDKYVVDELAKQYDSIILRLPPYHCELNPMELAWSSVKNYVMTNNTTYKLTDVEQLIIEGVERVKPNIWKDFISQTKKEEDKFWKIDFIVDDVLSAEVETVTTTIEDTSSDESSITSD; the protein is encoded by the exons aTGTCTTGTAATTGTTCGATTATCATGAAACAACTACAAAAACAAACTGCCGTAGACTCCGGTCGCTCCAGGtctccaataaaaaaaaatccaaaggGAAAG CGAGTAGATTCTGGTAAAagactattaataattaatgcgtACAAATCAAAATTGGCGGCAGATCCAGAAAAGTCGATAAGAACACTCCGGCAAGAGATATCTAAAGAATTAGGCATTGGAGCAACTACAATTTCCAAGACAATCATGGTATACAACCGTTCGAAAATTGTGATATCTCCATGTAGAACACGAGTTAAAGTATCCGCCCGCATTAAATTTGATGAGTTCCAAAGAAATGTGGTTCGTAGGTATGTGCACAGTTTTTGGTTTAAACGTGAAATTCCTACTgtagacaaaatatatcaagtgGTTTCTAACGACGAGTCTTTACCACCGATCTCACGGACCAGCCTTTTTCGTATTTTAAAAGATATGGGTTTTAAGTACAGTAAACGAAGTGGAAATGGCGCACTGACggaaaaaactgaaattgtttTGTGGCGTAGACGGTTTcttgaagatttaaaaaaataccgtGAAGAGGGTCGACATATTTACTACTTGGATGAAACCTCTGTAAATTCTGGTGAATGCACAATAAAATCACCACAGAACGAATTTTTACAAGGTCAAACAACCGGAATTGTAAATAAACACCTTATAGTCCTCAATATAGGTTCGGAAGACGGCTTTGTTCCAGAagcattattatgttttgaggCGAAAAAAAATGCTAGGAATTCACACGATGAAATTAATGGCGAAACGTTTAACGAATGGATGGACAGTGTATTGCCTCGATTAAAAGAGAAATGTGTGATAATCATGGACAATGCCTCTTACCATTCAGTAAAGATTGATAAAGCACCTACGTCGAAAACCGAGAAggctaatattattaagtggTTGAAGGATAAGAATGAAATTATAGACAGACCTATGGTTGTTCCACAACTTCTTGAAATAGTGAAAAGGataaaacatgataaatatGTAGTTGACGAATTAGCAAAGCAATATGATTCTATTATACTTAGACTACCGCCATATCATTGCGAGCTTAATCCAATGGAATTGGCTTGGTCATcggttaaaaattatgttatgacgaataatacaacttataaattaaccgatgttgaacaattaataattgagGGCGTCGAACGTGTGAAGCCAAACATATGGAAGGATTTTATCAGTCAGACGAAGAAAGAAGAAGACAAATTTTGGAAAATTGACTTCATTGTAGATGACGTATTATCTGCAGAGGTAGAAACTGTAACGACGACAATCGAAGATACATCATCAGACGAATCCAGCATTACATctgactaa